The Martelella endophytica genome contains the following window.
CGCCGGTGGGCGTCGAATACGAACTGACGGAGCTTGGCCTGTCGGCCAAGTCGCTCTACTGCGCACTCCACCAGTGGACCGCCGAGAACCGCACCACCATTCACGAGGCGCGCGAGCGTTTCGACGGGCGCTCAACGTAACACGCTCAGCCGAAAAGCAGACGACACGCCGGATAGATCGCCAGAACGAACGAGAAATATCCAAGCAGCACGAAACTCGCCGCGTTCAACACAATTGTCGCTAAAGAGACCCGCGGATGGGCCCGGACATAGATGAGATTGATCGCCTGAAGCGCGAGAAAGCATAAAACGAGTGCGTATAAAGGTGTACGGGTCGTGAAGATGTGAAATGCGCCGAGAAAGTAGGGCAAAAGCAGATTGGCGACCGTCCAGCAGACAATCAGCCTGAGATAGCGATCCTTTTTGACGCTCTCCGGCAAGGTCGATATACCCGCTATGATTGCCAAACGCAGTCATCTTCGCGCATATCATCGAAAAAACAAGAGGGGGCTTGCGCCCCCTCGAAAATGTCGTCGTAACCGAGAAAGAACCGGCTTAGCGGTTATCCTCGTCGTCCTCGCCATCCTCGTCCTTGGCGGCGTTGCCGAGCGAGGCGAAGCGGGAGAAGACTTCGTCGGCGGACATTTCGCGCTCGGAGCGCTCGTCCTGGTAGCCGGTGTCGGCCGGCGCGGCGAGCGTGGCGTTGTCCATCTCGTCGGCGGACGGCAGCGGACGGTCCTTGGCGGACTTTTCGACTTCGAGGTCGAGGTCGATCTGGCTGCACAGACCAAGCGTGACCGGATCCATCGGCGTCAGGTTGGCGGCGTTCCAGTGGGTGCGGTTGCGGATCTGCTCGATGGTCGACTTGGTGGTGCCGACGAGGCGCGAGACCTGCGCGTCCTTCAGTTCCGGATGGTTGCGCACCAGCCAGAGGATGGCGTTCGGACGGTCCTGACGCTTGGAAACCGGCGTGTAGCGCGGGCCCTTGCGCTTGGATTCCGGCACGCGCACCTTCGGTTCGGAAATCTTCAGCTTGTGGTTCGGATTGCCTTCGGCGCGGGCGATCTCGTCGCGCGAGAGCTGGCCGGTGGAGATCGGGTCGAGGCCCTTGATGCCCTGGGCGGATTCACCGTCCGCGATCGCCTTCACCTCGAGCGGGTGAAGCTTGCAGAATTCGGCAATCTGATCGAACGACAGGGCCGTGTTGTCCACGAGCCATACGGCTGTCGCCTTCGGCATAAGCAGCTTCTGTGCCATGGGTATAATCCTTCTATCGTCCGCGCCGGTGTCGCGGTCCGTGGGTCTGTTGCCACAATTTCCGGGAAAACATGGGCGTCCATATAATGCCAAAGTCACCTAAATGCAATTGAACTCGAAAGAATTGACGAATGTCTTATTGAGTTCATCTTTTGAGACTGTATGAATGAGGACCAATGGAGGAACGGCAGGAGGAGTTCGATGTCGGACAAGCTGTATCCGGTGCTCAAACCGGCAAAAACGCGCGCTTTGATCGACGCCGCGAAATATGAAAAATGGTACCAGGAAAGCGTCGAGGAGCCGGAGATCTTCTGGGATCGCCACGGCCGGCGCATCGACTGGTTCAAGCCCTACACCAAGATCAAGAATACGTCCTTCACCGGCCGCGTGTCGATCAAGTGGTTCGAGGATGGGCAGACGAATGTTTCCTACAACTGCATCGACCGTCACCTGAAGACGCATGGCGAACAGACCGCCATCATCTGGGAGGGCGACAACCCCTATATCGACAAGAAGATCACCTATAACCAGCTCTACGATCAGGTCTGCCGCATGGCGAACGTGCTGAAGAAGCACGGCGTGAAGAAGGGCGACCGGGTGACGATCTACATGCCGATGGTGCCGGAGGCAGCTTATGCGATGCTCGCCTGCGCGCGCATCGGCGCCATCCATTCCGTCGTCTTCGCCGGCTTCTCCCCCGAAGCGCTTGCCGGCCGCATCGTCGACTGCGAATCGACCTTCGTGATCACCTGCGACCAGGGTGTGCGCGGCGGCAAGCCGATCCAGCTGAAGGAAAATGTCGACCTCGCGATCGATATCGCCGCCAAGCAGTATGTTCTGGTCAACCACGTGCTCTGCGTGCGCCGCACCGGCGGCAAGGTCGGCTGGGCGCGCGGGCGTGATCTGTGGCATCACGAGGAAATCAAGACGGTGAAGGGCGATTGCCCGCCAGTGAAGATGAAGGCGGAGGATCCGCTGTTCATCCTTTACACCTCGGGTTCGACGGGCAAGCCCAAGGGCGTGCTGCACACCACCGGCGGCTATCTCGTCTGGGCCTCGATGACCCACGAATACGTGTTCGACTATAAGGAGGGAGACATCTACTGGTGCGCCGCCGATGTCGGCTGGGTCACCGGACATTCCTACATCGTCTACGGCCCGCTCGCCAATTGCGCGACGACGCTGATGTTCGAGGGCGTGCCGAATTTCCCCGATGCCGGCCGCTTCTGGGAAGTGGTCGACAAGCACCAGGTCAATATCCTCTACACCGCCCCGACCGCCATCCGCGCGCTGATGGGCGCTGGCGACGATCTGGTGAAGAAGTCATCGCGTGAAAGCCTGCGCCTGCTCGGCTCGGTCGGCGAGCCGATCAATCCGGAAGCCTGGGAGTGGTATTACCGCGTCGTCGGCGAGGAACGCTGCCCGATCATGGACACGTGGTGGCAGACGGAGACCGGCGGCTTCATGATCACGCCGCTGCCGGGCGTCACCGACCTGAAACCGGGCTCGGCGACGAAGCCCTTCTTCGGCGTCAAGCCGCAGCTTGTCGACAACGAGGGCCATGTGCTGGACGGTGTTGCCGATGGCAATCTGTGCATCACCGACAGCTGGCCCGGCCAGGCACGCAGCGTCTATGGCGACCACAACCGCTTCATCCAGACCTATTTCTCCACCTACAAGGGGAAATACTTCACCGGTGACGGCTGCCGCCGCGACGAGGACGGCTATTACTGGATCACCGGCCGCGTCGACGACGTGCTGAACGTCTCCGGCCACCGTCTCGGCACTGCGGAGATCGAAAGCGCGCTCGTCTCCCACCACTTCGTCTCGGAGGCCGCCGTCGTCGGCTATCCGCATCCGGTGAAGGGACAGGGCATCTACTGCTATGTCAGCCTGATGAGCGAGCACGAGGGCGACGAGGCGCTCCGCCAGGAGCTGATCAAGTGGGTGCGCGCCGAGATCGGCCCGATCGCCACGCCCGACAAGATCCAGTTCGCCTCCGGCCTGCCGAAAACCCGCTCCGGCAAGATCATGCGCCGCATCCTGCGCAAGATCGCCGAGGACGATTTCGGCTCGCTCGGCGACACCTCGACACTCGCTGACCCCGCCGTGGTTGACGACCTGATCGAGAACCGGCAGAACAAGGCAAAGGCGGCATAGGGTAGGAACGGGCCGACCCTTTGAGGGTACGGCTGTCCAATCACTCTGAATTGGAACGCGGGCGCTTCATCCGATAATCTCCCCCCTTGAGGGGGAGATGTCGCCTACGCGACAGAGAGCGGTAATGGGCATAGGCCGCAAGCTCTGAACTTACGGAGAGGTTTCACCCCTCCCTGCCCCTGCCGGGGCATCTCTCCCTCTTGGGAAGAGATTGTTTTGGACGGGGTTTCGACGGCGCTCGACCGAGACGACCTGAACTGCCCGCAAGCGAACAAGTGGTGCGGAATTTGAATTCCGTCTTCCGTTCCGGTAACCTGCGCACCTATCGTAACTGGAGCGCCTGCCATGCATCCTGATCACCTGCCGGAAGACTGCCGCCCGATCGGCAACCTGCTGTCGCGCATCGGCGACAAGTGGACCATTCTGGTGATGCGTGTTCTGGAGAGAAACGAGGCGATCCGTTTCAAGGAACTGCACCGCGCCGTTGGCGGCATTTCCCAGCGCATGCTGACCGTGACGCTGAGGAATCTCGAGCGCGACGGGCTTGTCATCCGCACCGTCTATCCGACCATTCCACCGCGCGTCGAATATGCGCTGTCGGAACGCGGGGCCGGGCTGCAGGAAGCGATGATGCCGCTGTTCACCTGGACGCGGGAAAACGCCAAAGACATCTACCAGTCGCAGATCGCCTTCGATCTGGCCAAGGAAGACCCGGTTACCGCAAGGTAAGCGGCGTACGAAAAAGTGCCGTCTTGCGGAGATTTCCGCTTACGATTACCTCCCTGGTTACTGTTCATAACCAAGGAGTTTTCCATGACCAGGCCCAAGATCGGCATCATCGTCGGATCGACCCGCGAAGGGCGGTTCGCCGACCATCCGCTGAACTGGTATCGCGACATCATCAAGGATCGCGACGACGCCGATTTCGAGGTCGTCGACCTGCGCGACTATCCGATGCCGTTCTTCGAGGAGAAGATGTCGCCGGCATGGGTGCCGCCGGAAAACGAGGTCGCGCGCCGCTGGGGCGAGAAGATCGCAAGCCTCGACGGCTATGTCTTCACCGTCGCCGAGTATAATCACAGCGTCACCGGCGTCTTGAAGAACGCGCTCGACTACGCCTACAAGGAATTCAACCGCAAGCCGGCAACCTTCATCGGCTATGGCGGCACCGGCGGCGCCCGTGCCGTCGAGCAGCTGCGGCTGATCCTGGCGGAGCTGCAGGTGGCATCCCTCAAGCACAAT
Protein-coding sequences here:
- a CDS encoding DUF1013 domain-containing protein; the encoded protein is MAQKLLMPKATAVWLVDNTALSFDQIAEFCKLHPLEVKAIADGESAQGIKGLDPISTGQLSRDEIARAEGNPNHKLKISEPKVRVPESKRKGPRYTPVSKRQDRPNAILWLVRNHPELKDAQVSRLVGTTKSTIEQIRNRTHWNAANLTPMDPVTLGLCSQIDLDLEVEKSAKDRPLPSADEMDNATLAAPADTGYQDERSEREMSADEVFSRFASLGNAAKDEDGEDDEDNR
- the acs gene encoding acetate--CoA ligase; the encoded protein is MSDKLYPVLKPAKTRALIDAAKYEKWYQESVEEPEIFWDRHGRRIDWFKPYTKIKNTSFTGRVSIKWFEDGQTNVSYNCIDRHLKTHGEQTAIIWEGDNPYIDKKITYNQLYDQVCRMANVLKKHGVKKGDRVTIYMPMVPEAAYAMLACARIGAIHSVVFAGFSPEALAGRIVDCESTFVITCDQGVRGGKPIQLKENVDLAIDIAAKQYVLVNHVLCVRRTGGKVGWARGRDLWHHEEIKTVKGDCPPVKMKAEDPLFILYTSGSTGKPKGVLHTTGGYLVWASMTHEYVFDYKEGDIYWCAADVGWVTGHSYIVYGPLANCATTLMFEGVPNFPDAGRFWEVVDKHQVNILYTAPTAIRALMGAGDDLVKKSSRESLRLLGSVGEPINPEAWEWYYRVVGEERCPIMDTWWQTETGGFMITPLPGVTDLKPGSATKPFFGVKPQLVDNEGHVLDGVADGNLCITDSWPGQARSVYGDHNRFIQTYFSTYKGKYFTGDGCRRDEDGYYWITGRVDDVLNVSGHRLGTAEIESALVSHHFVSEAAVVGYPHPVKGQGIYCYVSLMSEHEGDEALRQELIKWVRAEIGPIATPDKIQFASGLPKTRSGKIMRRILRKIAEDDFGSLGDTSTLADPAVVDDLIENRQNKAKAA
- a CDS encoding winged helix-turn-helix transcriptional regulator; translation: MHPDHLPEDCRPIGNLLSRIGDKWTILVMRVLERNEAIRFKELHRAVGGISQRMLTVTLRNLERDGLVIRTVYPTIPPRVEYALSERGAGLQEAMMPLFTWTRENAKDIYQSQIAFDLAKEDPVTAR
- a CDS encoding NADPH-dependent FMN reductase → MTRPKIGIIVGSTREGRFADHPLNWYRDIIKDRDDADFEVVDLRDYPMPFFEEKMSPAWVPPENEVARRWGEKIASLDGYVFTVAEYNHSVTGVLKNALDYAYKEFNRKPATFIGYGGTGGARAVEQLRLILAELQVASLKHNVHIGMAELLGILREGKTMADFPYLIDSATAMTDDLLWWTKALKTARDA